In Populus nigra chromosome 10, ddPopNigr1.1, whole genome shotgun sequence, the following proteins share a genomic window:
- the LOC133704808 gene encoding uncharacterized protein LOC133704808, translated as MGEALLTTLSMENYHPSTLLSMDSGSLTHDDLEREMNRSVILSRPPDINLPLSSEPSPPPPLTWNDPCDILDVGLGPQIYEAETIVSIPKVVKKCTKRLDSIWGAWLFFSFYFKPVLNEKSKCKIIRDSNGVSGFEKSDLQLDAFLVQHDMENMYMWVFKERPENALGKMQLRSYMNGHSRQGEPPFPFSVDRGFVRSHRMQRKHYRGLSNPQCVHGIEVVRSPSLMNLDDEERKRWVELTGRDINFSIPPEASDFGSWRNLPSTEFELERPPPAVKSNGNAHPRKLLNGTGLNLSTQSSDHGNGEGIDLSPMSNKRKHGSDDEFLHSVDMNIHPVERTWLNEFSGVMKNVNGPVTAAKTIYEDDKAFLVIVSLPFADLQRVKVTWRNTKSHGIVKISCISTACMPFIKRHDRTFKLTDPTPEHCPPGEFIREIPLPNLIPEDAKLEAYRDETGTVLEIIVPKHRVGPEEHEVRVCLRPSPWSE; from the coding sequence ATGGGGGAAGCTCTTCTAACGACTTTATCTATGGAAAATTATCACCCATCTACACTTCTTTCTATGGACTCGGGCTCTCTTACACATGATGATTTGGAGAGGGAGATGAATCGGTCTGTCATTCTTTCAAGACCGCCTGATATCAATCTCCCGTTGTCGTCTGAGCCTAGTCCACCTCCTCCCCTTACTTGGAATGATCCATGCGACATCTTGGATGTAGGTCTTGGGCCTCAGATTTATGAGGCTGAGACAATTGTCAGTATTCCAAAAGTTGTGAAGAAATGCACAAAGCGCCTGGATAGCATTTGGGGTGCCTGGCTCTTCTTTAGCTTCTATTTCAAGCCTGTTTTGAATGAGAAGTCGAAATGCAAAATAATCAGGGATAGTAATGGTGTTTCTGGGTTTGAGAAATCAGATTTGCAGCTAGATGCTTTTTTAGTTCAGCATGACATGGAGAACATGTACATGTGGGTGTTCAAGGAAAGGCCTGAAAATGCTTTGGGTAAAATGCAACTGAGGAGCTACATGAATGGGCATTCTCGCCAAGGGGAGCCCCCATTTCCATTCAGTGTTGACAGGGGCTTTGTCCGGTCTCATAGAATGCAGAGGAAGCATTATAGGGGTCTCTCCAACCCTCAATGCGTTCATGGTATTGAAGTTGTTCGATCACCCAGTCTCATGAATCTTGACGATGAAGAGCGGAAGAGGTGGGTGGAGCTTACAGGCCGAGACATCAATTTCTCCATTCCTCCAGAGGCAAGTGATTTTGGCTCATGGAGGAACCTTCCAAGCACAGAATTTGAGCTTGAGCGGCCCCCACCTGCAGTAAAGAGTAATGGAAATGCCCACCCAAGAAAGTTGCTTAATGGTACTGGTTTGAACCTGTCTACTCAGTCCTCAGACCATGGCAATGGAGAAGGCATTGACTTGTCTCCTATGAGCAACAAGCGGAAGCATGGCAGTGATGATGAATTTTTGCATTCTGTTGATATGAATATCCACCCAGTTGAGCGAACATGGTTAAACGAGTTCAGTGGGGTAATGAAGAATGTAAATGGGCCTGTTACAGCAGCAAAAACAATATACGAGGATGATAAAGCTTTTTTAGTCATCGTCAGCTTGCCCTTTGCAGATCTTCAAAGGGTGAAAGTTACTTGGAGGAATACTAAATCGCATGGTATTGTTAAGATATCTTGTATAAGTACAGCATGCATGCCATTTATTAAGCGGCATGATAGGACATTTAAGCTAACAGATCCAACTCCAGAGCACTGCCCTCCTGGGGAATTCATTAGGGAAATTCCCCTCCCAAACCTCATTCCAGAAGATGCGAAGCTGGAAGCATACCGTGATGAGACCGGAACAGTGCTTGAAATTATTGTGCCCAAGCATCGTGTAGGACCAGAAGAACATGAAGTTCGTGTATGCCTTCGCCCCTCTCCTTGGAGTGAATGA